One genomic region from Geothermobacter ehrlichii encodes:
- a CDS encoding DHH family phosphoesterase: protein MVRKIAELIRDNRRFLVAAHGKPDGDALAATLALANALKSMGKEVVAYNQDHPPVDLQFLPGCDALVTTLEAGSRFDVGFILDAGSLDRAGSHLKEHCRLLVNIDHHPYSESFGAVNYVDVRACATGVLVYRILAFMNYTFDLPVATCVYTAILSDTGSFRYSNADREAFEVAGRMIELGVDPWEISSRLYESQPEERLHLLGMALGTLEVSPCGRYASLTVTLDMYQMAGASAEHTDRFVNYPRSIEGVEVALFYRQVDENRFKVGFRSRGRVDVGAIARQLGGGGHHNAAGALVDGSIDLVKQKVSRLLTPVLAAL, encoded by the coding sequence ATGGTTCGGAAGATAGCTGAGCTGATCCGGGACAACCGGCGGTTTCTGGTCGCCGCTCACGGCAAGCCCGACGGCGACGCTCTGGCAGCCACCCTGGCCCTCGCCAACGCCCTGAAATCCATGGGCAAGGAGGTCGTCGCCTACAATCAGGACCATCCCCCCGTCGACCTGCAGTTTCTGCCGGGCTGCGACGCCCTGGTCACGACCCTGGAAGCCGGCAGCCGTTTTGATGTCGGCTTCATCCTCGACGCCGGCAGTCTCGACCGGGCCGGCAGCCATCTGAAGGAGCACTGCCGGCTGCTGGTCAATATCGATCATCATCCGTATTCGGAATCTTTCGGCGCCGTCAACTATGTCGACGTGCGGGCCTGCGCGACCGGGGTGCTGGTCTACCGGATTCTCGCCTTCATGAACTACACCTTCGATCTGCCGGTGGCCACCTGCGTCTATACCGCCATTCTTTCCGACACCGGTTCCTTCCGCTATTCGAACGCCGACCGGGAAGCTTTTGAGGTCGCCGGCAGGATGATCGAGCTCGGCGTCGACCCCTGGGAGATTTCTTCCCGGCTCTATGAAAGCCAGCCCGAGGAACGGCTCCATCTGCTCGGTATGGCGCTCGGCACTCTCGAAGTGTCGCCCTGCGGCCGGTACGCCTCGCTGACCGTAACCCTCGACATGTACCAGATGGCCGGAGCCTCGGCCGAACATACCGATCGCTTCGTCAACTATCCCCGGTCGATCGAGGGGGTCGAGGTCGCCCTGTTCTACCGCCAGGTCGACGAAAACCGGTTCAAGGTCGGTTTCCGCTCCCGCGGCCGCGTCGATGTCGGCGCCATTGCCCGTCAGCTTGGCGGCGGCGGTCATCACAATGCCGCCGGTGCTTTGGTCGACGGCTCCATCGACCTGGTCAAGCAGAAAGTCTCCCGCCTTCTGACTCCGGTTCTCGCTGCACTCTGA
- the infB gene encoding translation initiation factor IF-2: MSKIRVYELAAKLGLENKELLARLKKAGVEAKTHMSMLDESDVQQLEADQAPKETEAPEIEERRISSGIIRRRRKEKAPAVKKEAKAEEKAVQKAEAEAEAGKAPEVAEVPAEKPAEPRAVEPVSAEAAPAAEKPAAAKEEPAPAEPVAKTEAEAEAEAEAAKAATPEETPAPAVEEPAKEAAPKTEEPGPARIVVEEPTKVTANRAKILGRVELPQSVVGTPSAGKRDRTGKPARPAGGRPARQVVTPVPAPADLQAPGKEGRGKKKKKGKGADQFADRRGDRRSKRARMEVFEPERGERYRKLKKASKQPKKTEITVSKAIKRKIRIADAITVGELAKRMGVKANDLIRELMSMGNMVTINHPLDFETAEILAAEFNYEVENVGFDEEAILNVEADGSQTEDKLEDLVERPPVVTIMGHVDHGKTSLLDAIRETNVIAGEAGGITQHIGAYDVELDGRKIAFLDTPGHEAFTAMRARGAKVTDIVVLVVAADDGVMPQTKEAINHAKAAGVPIVVAVNKIDKPGANPDKVKQELTEFELVPEEWGGDTIFVEVSAKEKINIDGLLEMILLQAEVLELKANPNKRASGAVVEARLDRGRGPVATVLVQAGTLRVGDPIVSGIHWGRVRTMINDRGEQLKEAAPSTPVEITGLSGVPDAGDTFHAVKDEKSAKEVAQHRAQKLREAELAKTSKISLEQLYARIQQGDVKELKVIIKADVQGSVEAVRESLLKLSTDECRLVVIHTAVGGITESDISLASASDAIVLGFNVRPEPKAATMAEAEGVDIRLYNIIYDAVADIKNAMEGLLAPTMKEVELGRVEVRETFHISKIGTIAGCYVLEGKVTRNAHVRLVRDSVVIYEGKLSSLKRFKDDAREVAAGYECGIGLENYNDIKVGDIIEAFEIEEVKTTLEG; the protein is encoded by the coding sequence ATGTCAAAAATCAGGGTTTACGAACTGGCGGCGAAACTGGGTCTCGAAAACAAGGAGCTGTTGGCCCGGCTCAAAAAGGCCGGGGTCGAAGCCAAGACGCACATGAGCATGCTCGACGAAAGTGATGTCCAGCAGCTGGAGGCGGATCAGGCCCCGAAGGAAACCGAGGCTCCCGAGATCGAGGAGAGGAGGATTTCGTCCGGAATCATCCGTCGACGCCGCAAGGAGAAGGCACCCGCGGTCAAGAAGGAAGCGAAAGCCGAAGAGAAGGCTGTGCAAAAGGCCGAAGCCGAAGCCGAAGCGGGCAAGGCGCCCGAGGTTGCCGAGGTTCCTGCCGAGAAGCCGGCCGAACCCAGGGCTGTCGAGCCGGTATCCGCCGAGGCCGCGCCTGCCGCCGAAAAACCCGCTGCTGCCAAAGAAGAACCCGCGCCGGCCGAACCGGTCGCCAAGACCGAAGCTGAAGCTGAAGCCGAAGCCGAAGCCGCCAAGGCCGCGACGCCCGAAGAAACCCCTGCACCGGCCGTCGAGGAACCGGCGAAGGAGGCAGCGCCGAAGACGGAAGAGCCCGGTCCCGCCCGTATCGTCGTCGAGGAACCGACCAAGGTCACCGCCAACAGGGCCAAGATTCTGGGCCGCGTCGAGCTGCCGCAGAGTGTGGTCGGCACCCCGTCGGCCGGCAAGCGCGACCGTACCGGCAAGCCGGCACGCCCGGCGGGCGGCCGTCCCGCCCGGCAGGTGGTCACGCCGGTGCCTGCGCCGGCGGATCTTCAGGCACCGGGCAAGGAAGGCCGCGGCAAGAAGAAGAAAAAGGGCAAGGGTGCCGACCAGTTCGCCGACCGCCGGGGAGATCGCCGCAGCAAGAGAGCGAGAATGGAGGTCTTCGAGCCGGAGCGCGGTGAGCGCTACCGGAAGCTCAAGAAGGCGTCCAAACAGCCGAAAAAGACCGAGATCACCGTCTCGAAGGCGATCAAGCGCAAGATCCGCATCGCCGACGCCATCACTGTCGGTGAGCTGGCCAAGCGCATGGGGGTCAAGGCGAACGATCTCATCCGCGAGCTGATGAGCATGGGGAACATGGTGACCATCAACCATCCCCTCGACTTCGAGACTGCGGAGATTCTCGCCGCTGAGTTCAACTATGAAGTCGAAAACGTCGGTTTCGACGAGGAGGCGATCCTCAATGTCGAGGCCGATGGCTCCCAGACCGAGGACAAGCTGGAGGACCTGGTCGAAAGGCCGCCGGTGGTCACCATCATGGGCCATGTCGACCACGGCAAGACCAGCCTGCTCGACGCCATTCGCGAAACCAACGTCATTGCCGGCGAGGCCGGCGGCATCACCCAGCATATCGGCGCCTACGACGTCGAACTCGACGGACGGAAGATCGCCTTCCTTGATACGCCGGGCCACGAGGCCTTTACCGCCATGCGCGCCCGCGGCGCCAAGGTGACCGACATCGTCGTGCTGGTCGTCGCCGCCGATGACGGCGTCATGCCGCAGACCAAGGAGGCCATCAACCACGCCAAGGCGGCCGGCGTTCCCATCGTCGTCGCCGTCAACAAGATCGACAAGCCGGGCGCCAACCCGGACAAGGTCAAGCAGGAGTTGACCGAGTTCGAGCTCGTTCCCGAGGAGTGGGGCGGCGACACCATCTTCGTCGAGGTTTCGGCCAAGGAGAAGATCAACATCGACGGTCTGCTGGAAATGATCCTGCTGCAGGCCGAGGTGCTCGAGCTGAAGGCCAACCCGAACAAGCGTGCCTCGGGCGCGGTGGTCGAAGCCCGTCTCGACCGTGGCCGCGGCCCGGTGGCCACGGTGCTGGTCCAGGCCGGTACCCTCAGGGTTGGCGATCCGATCGTCTCCGGCATCCACTGGGGCCGGGTGCGGACCATGATCAATGACCGCGGCGAACAGCTCAAGGAAGCCGCCCCCTCCACCCCGGTCGAGATCACCGGCCTTTCCGGCGTACCCGACGCCGGCGACACCTTCCATGCGGTGAAGGACGAGAAGTCGGCCAAGGAGGTCGCCCAGCACCGGGCCCAGAAGCTGCGCGAAGCCGAGCTGGCCAAGACGAGCAAGATCTCCCTCGAGCAGCTCTACGCCCGCATCCAGCAGGGAGACGTCAAGGAACTCAAGGTCATCATCAAGGCCGACGTCCAGGGTTCGGTCGAGGCGGTCCGGGAATCGCTGCTCAAGCTGTCGACCGACGAGTGCCGGCTGGTGGTCATCCACACCGCCGTCGGTGGCATCACCGAGAGCGACATCAGCCTGGCTTCGGCGTCCGACGCCATCGTGCTCGGTTTCAATGTCCGTCCCGAGCCGAAGGCAGCGACCATGGCCGAGGCCGAGGGGGTCGACATCCGGCTCTACAACATCATCTACGACGCCGTGGCCGACATCAAGAACGCCATGGAGGGTCTGCTGGCGCCGACCATGAAGGAAGTGGAACTCGGCCGGGTCGAGGTGCGCGAGACCTTCCATATCTCCAAGATCGGCACCATCGCCGGCTGCTATGTCCTCGAGGGCAAGGTCACCCGCAACGCGCATGTCCGCCTGGTGCGCGACAGCGTGGTGATCTACGAGGGCAAGCTGAGCAGCCTCAAGCGGTTCAAGGACGATGCCCGCGAGGTGGCGGCCGGCTACGAGTGCGGCATCGGCCTGGAGAACTACAACGACATCAAGGTCGGTGACATCATCGAGGCATTCGAGATCGAAGAGGTCAAGACCACCCTCGAAGGTTGA
- a CDS encoding ribosome maturation factor RimP, giving the protein MVQGTLIEERIVALISPIVEDFGLELVEVEYRREGSSWVLRIFIDKDGGVTLDDCADLSREIDPVIETEDIIPHAYRLEVSSPGLDRPLKKPADFIRFRDEWIKVKTYERLDPDGRGHERKTFVGILKEADEERFRIEFQDKRGGEAVFTYDQVAGANLDPQF; this is encoded by the coding sequence ATGGTGCAGGGGACGTTGATCGAGGAGCGTATCGTCGCGCTGATCTCGCCGATCGTCGAGGATTTCGGTCTGGAACTGGTCGAGGTCGAATATCGGCGGGAGGGGTCTAGCTGGGTCCTGCGGATCTTCATCGACAAGGATGGCGGTGTGACCCTGGACGACTGTGCCGATTTGAGCCGGGAAATCGACCCGGTCATCGAGACCGAGGATATCATTCCGCACGCCTATCGTCTCGAGGTTTCCTCACCCGGTCTCGACCGCCCCCTGAAGAAGCCGGCGGATTTCATCCGCTTTCGGGATGAGTGGATCAAGGTGAAGACCTACGAGCGGCTCGATCCCGACGGCAGGGGGCACGAAAGGAAGACCTTCGTCGGCATTCTGAAGGAAGCCGACGAAGAGCGGTTTCGCATCGAATTCCAGGACAAGCGGGGCGGCGAGGCGGTCTTCACCTACGACCAGGTCGCCGGCGCCAATCTCGACCCGCAGTTTTAG
- a CDS encoding DUF503 domain-containing protein, protein MLVGVLQLDLNIYQVASLKGKRAVVRKILGRLRNRFPVSAAEVGLYDSWQRAALGFSVVAVERGQIEALFEKIEAEIEGSGLADLGERRAEILSF, encoded by the coding sequence ATGCTTGTCGGTGTGCTGCAGCTCGACCTGAATATCTACCAGGTCGCCAGCCTCAAGGGGAAGAGGGCGGTGGTCAGAAAGATTCTGGGCCGCCTGCGCAACCGTTTCCCGGTGAGCGCCGCCGAAGTCGGCCTTTACGACAGCTGGCAGAGAGCCGCGCTCGGCTTCAGCGTCGTCGCCGTCGAGCGCGGCCAGATCGAAGCGCTTTTCGAAAAGATCGAGGCAGAGATCGAAGGGTCCGGCCTCGCCGACCTCGGCGAGCGCCGGGCCGAGATCCTGAGTTTCTAG
- the pnp gene encoding polyribonucleotide nucleotidyltransferase codes for MAYQKVQIDFNGQPLILETGKMARQADGAVVITYGGTKVLCTAVSAKKMREGQDFFPLTVNYQEKFYAAGKIPGSFFRRERGTTERETLICRLIDRPMRPLFPKGYLFETQIMPTVISADLVNDPDTLAMVAASAAVVVSDIPFDGPIAAVRVGRVDGRLIANPTNAQRAESDLEIVVSGSRDAVIMVEGEADLVSEEDMLEAIFFGHQALQPLIDLQEELQKAAGKEKRPFESPETDLELETRVREMAEGPMNQAIRIRTKQERYAAIDQVKQDVLEALGEEYAERAEEVSAILGSLSKELVRRMIVQEKVRIDGRDFTTVRPISCEVGVLPRAHGSALFTRGETQALVALALGTAMDEQRLDNVQGMEYKQFMLHYNFPPFCVGETSMRLFPGRREIGHGFLAERSVASILPKHEDFSYTIRLVSDILESNGSSSMASVCGASLALMDGGVPVKNAIAGIAMGLIKEGDDVVVLSDILGDEDHLGDMDFKVTGTAEGVAALQMDIKISGVDRDIMKRALQQAREGRIHILGEMAKAIDRPRPELSPYAPRITTVQVKSEQVRTIIGPGGKTIRGIIDATGCQIDIDDSGRVNIFATDEEAAKAAVRMVKELTAEPEVGQLYKGTVKRIMEFGAFVEILPGTDGLVHISELAKERVRSVTDVVKEGDEILVKCIGIDKQGKIKLSRKEALGEKLPEA; via the coding sequence ATGGCCTATCAGAAGGTTCAGATCGACTTCAATGGCCAGCCCCTGATCCTGGAAACGGGCAAAATGGCCCGCCAGGCAGACGGAGCTGTCGTTATCACCTACGGGGGAACCAAGGTACTCTGTACCGCCGTTTCCGCCAAGAAGATGCGGGAAGGGCAGGACTTCTTCCCGCTGACCGTCAATTACCAGGAAAAGTTCTACGCCGCCGGGAAGATTCCCGGTTCCTTCTTCCGTCGCGAGCGCGGCACCACCGAACGCGAAACCCTCATCTGCCGGCTGATCGACCGTCCGATGCGGCCGCTCTTTCCCAAGGGCTATCTCTTTGAGACCCAGATCATGCCGACGGTCATCTCCGCCGACCTGGTCAACGATCCCGATACCCTGGCCATGGTCGCCGCCTCGGCCGCCGTCGTGGTGTCCGACATCCCCTTTGACGGCCCCATCGCCGCCGTCCGTGTCGGGCGGGTCGACGGCCGGCTGATCGCCAACCCGACCAACGCCCAGCGCGCTGAGAGCGATCTCGAGATCGTTGTCTCCGGCAGCCGTGACGCCGTCATTATGGTCGAGGGCGAGGCCGACCTCGTCTCCGAGGAGGACATGCTCGAGGCCATCTTCTTCGGTCATCAGGCGCTGCAGCCCCTGATCGACCTGCAGGAAGAACTGCAGAAGGCCGCCGGCAAGGAGAAGCGCCCCTTCGAGAGCCCGGAAACCGATCTCGAGCTCGAAACACGGGTGCGCGAGATGGCCGAAGGGCCGATGAACCAGGCGATCCGGATTCGCACCAAGCAGGAGCGCTACGCGGCCATCGACCAGGTCAAGCAGGATGTGCTCGAGGCTCTCGGCGAGGAGTATGCCGAACGGGCCGAAGAGGTTTCCGCCATTCTCGGCTCCCTGTCCAAGGAGCTGGTGCGGCGCATGATCGTTCAGGAAAAGGTGCGCATCGACGGCCGGGATTTCACCACCGTGCGTCCCATCAGCTGCGAGGTCGGAGTGCTCCCCAGAGCCCACGGCAGCGCCCTTTTCACCCGCGGCGAAACCCAGGCGCTGGTGGCCCTGGCTCTCGGCACCGCCATGGACGAGCAGCGCCTCGACAATGTGCAGGGGATGGAATACAAGCAGTTCATGCTGCACTACAATTTCCCGCCGTTCTGCGTCGGCGAAACCAGCATGCGTCTTTTCCCCGGGCGGCGCGAGATCGGGCACGGTTTCCTCGCCGAGCGTTCGGTCGCCAGCATCCTGCCGAAGCATGAGGACTTCAGCTATACCATCCGGCTGGTGTCGGACATCCTCGAGTCGAACGGTTCTTCCTCTATGGCCAGCGTCTGCGGCGCTTCCCTGGCCCTGATGGACGGCGGCGTGCCGGTCAAGAATGCCATCGCCGGCATCGCCATGGGCCTGATCAAGGAAGGGGACGACGTCGTGGTGCTGTCCGACATTCTCGGCGACGAGGACCATCTCGGCGACATGGATTTCAAGGTCACCGGCACCGCCGAGGGCGTCGCCGCGCTGCAGATGGACATCAAGATCTCCGGCGTCGACCGCGACATCATGAAGCGGGCCCTGCAGCAGGCGCGGGAAGGGCGCATCCACATTCTCGGCGAAATGGCCAAGGCCATCGACCGGCCGCGCCCCGAGCTGTCGCCCTATGCGCCGCGCATCACCACGGTTCAGGTCAAGTCGGAGCAGGTGCGCACCATCATCGGCCCGGGCGGCAAGACCATCCGCGGCATCATCGACGCCACCGGCTGCCAGATCGACATCGACGACAGCGGCCGCGTCAACATCTTCGCCACCGACGAGGAGGCGGCCAAGGCCGCGGTGCGGATGGTCAAGGAACTGACCGCCGAACCGGAAGTCGGCCAGCTCTACAAGGGGACCGTCAAGCGGATCATGGAGTTCGGCGCCTTTGTCGAGATCCTTCCCGGCACCGACGGACTGGTTCACATCTCCGAGCTGGCCAAGGAGAGGGTC
- the truB gene encoding tRNA pseudouridine(55) synthase TruB, protein MDGLLLIDKPEGVSSFDVIRRVRRIAGVKRVGHGGTLDPFASGLLTVALGSATRLLEYLLGEDKIYRATMRLGQQTDTQDLTGRIVCETRPDEEVIARLEEVLPRFVGEIEQTPPMYSALKKDGVPLYKLARRGEEVDRRPRRVQIHALRLGAVQGYDVSFEVHCSKGTYVRTLAHDIGQALGCGAHLRTLRRLAAGAFHVDAALRFDELETMDRERLRRQLHSPLQAMAGYPVARLDDEGFRHVCNGRLPAPGQIVLPESLSSPATVCLAYGDRLAAVAEYRCVDDGNNGCRLRLRKVFSAP, encoded by the coding sequence ATGGACGGGCTGCTGCTGATCGACAAACCCGAAGGCGTCAGCTCCTTCGACGTCATCCGTCGTGTGCGCCGCATCGCCGGCGTCAAAAGGGTGGGGCACGGGGGCACGCTTGATCCCTTCGCCAGCGGACTGCTGACCGTCGCTCTTGGCAGCGCGACCCGGTTGCTCGAGTACCTGCTCGGCGAGGACAAGATCTACCGGGCCACCATGCGGCTCGGTCAGCAGACTGACACCCAGGATCTGACCGGCCGGATCGTCTGCGAAACCAGGCCCGACGAAGAGGTCATTGCCCGGCTCGAGGAGGTGCTGCCCCGTTTCGTCGGCGAGATCGAGCAGACGCCGCCGATGTACTCGGCGCTCAAGAAGGACGGCGTACCGCTCTACAAGCTGGCGCGCCGGGGCGAGGAAGTCGATCGCCGGCCGCGCCGGGTGCAGATCCATGCGTTGCGTCTCGGGGCTGTTCAGGGGTACGATGTCAGCTTCGAAGTGCACTGCTCCAAGGGAACCTACGTTCGGACCCTGGCGCACGACATCGGCCAGGCCCTCGGCTGCGGAGCGCACCTGAGGACCCTGCGCCGGTTGGCCGCCGGCGCCTTTCATGTCGACGCCGCCCTGCGGTTCGACGAGCTCGAGACGATGGACCGGGAGCGACTGCGTCGCCAGCTTCATTCCCCCCTGCAGGCGATGGCCGGTTATCCCGTCGCCCGGCTCGACGATGAGGGTTTTCGCCATGTCTGCAACGGCCGGCTTCCAGCTCCCGGCCAGATCGTCCTGCCCGAGTCGCTGTCATCGCCGGCCACCGTCTGTCTGGCCTACGGGGACCGGCTGGCCGCCGTGGCGGAATACCGCTGCGTCGACGACGGAAACAACGGTTGCCGACTGCGGCTGCGAAAGGTTTTCAGTGCCCCTTAA
- a CDS encoding DUF448 domain-containing protein, producing MRRRPQRTCLGCRESFDQDRLIRLVAAPDDRLLVDYRGRLPGRGAYVCPNGECIARAVVPGRLSRAFRREGIRADAQDLREQLAGQIRDKISSLLGMARKAGQVVVGSNLVTDSLARGNDLALVVIARDISPGIREKVERKRGEVGFFYPDWLAKADIGRILGRAECSVMGIRPGSVADALSRELSRFNTIAGDS from the coding sequence GTGCGGAGGCGGCCGCAGCGAACCTGTCTCGGATGTCGGGAGTCCTTCGATCAGGACAGGCTGATCCGCCTGGTCGCCGCTCCCGACGACCGGCTGCTGGTCGATTACCGCGGTCGGCTGCCCGGACGCGGCGCCTATGTCTGTCCGAACGGGGAATGCATCGCCAGAGCGGTGGTTCCCGGTCGGCTTTCCCGGGCCTTTCGCCGGGAGGGGATCAGGGCCGACGCGCAGGACCTTCGGGAGCAGCTGGCCGGACAGATCCGGGACAAGATATCCAGCCTGCTGGGCATGGCCCGCAAGGCGGGGCAGGTGGTGGTCGGCAGCAACCTGGTCACCGACAGTCTGGCCAGAGGGAACGATCTGGCGCTGGTTGTCATCGCCAGGGACATTTCTCCCGGCATCAGGGAGAAAGTTGAGCGGAAACGGGGAGAGGTCGGATTCTTCTATCCGGACTGGCTCGCCAAGGCCGACATCGGACGGATTCTCGGCCGGGCCGAGTGCAGCGTGATGGGGATCAGGCCGGGTTCGGTTGCAGATGCGCTTTCAAGAGAACTGAGCAGGTTCAATACCATAGCAGGGGATAGTTGA
- the rbfA gene encoding 30S ribosome-binding factor RbfA, whose amino-acid sequence MEYHRSQRVAEVLHQEISRMVQFELKDPRLGFVTITGIDVTTDVQFARVYFTVVGDEDARRDSAAALERAVGFIRRQLGKRLHMRTVPELSFRYDHSLERGNRIEELLRSLREEGADGSEDS is encoded by the coding sequence TTGGAATATCATCGTTCACAGAGAGTTGCCGAAGTGCTGCACCAGGAGATTTCCCGGATGGTGCAGTTCGAGCTGAAGGACCCGCGACTGGGCTTTGTCACCATCACCGGTATCGATGTCACCACCGATGTCCAGTTCGCCCGCGTCTACTTCACCGTCGTCGGCGACGAAGACGCGCGCCGCGATTCGGCGGCGGCGCTGGAGCGCGCGGTCGGATTCATCCGCCGGCAACTCGGCAAGCGCCTGCACATGCGAACCGTGCCCGAGTTGTCGTTCCGCTACGACCACTCGCTGGAAAGGGGAAACCGCATCGAGGAGCTGCTGCGTTCTCTGCGCGAGGAAGGGGCTGATGGTTCGGAAGATAGCTGA
- the nusA gene encoding transcription termination factor NusA, which yields MEQNLNQIIDQVVKDKGIDRAVLIEALEAAILSAANKKYRNTRDLEAHYNEELGEVELFEFVTVVEEVEDSYKEIDLEEAREIDPEVEVGDSLGMKMDASGFSRIAAQTAKQVIIQKVREAEREGIYNEFKDRVGELVNGIVRRYERGDLIVDLGKAEALLPHREQVPRENYRQGDRVRAYVIDVRMATKGPQIILSRTAPGLVEALFRTEVPEISEGIVEIVGVAREPGSRSKIAVVSHDPDVDPVGACVGMRGSRVQNVVSELRGEKIDIIPWTPDVARFACAALSPAEVTRVYVDNEEKALEVIVPDDQLSLAIGKKGQNVRLAARLTEWKIDIKSETAAAEAEAEAEAELEEELEEDYADADVDAAEGAGGELPESVDEETGGGLDPEEMTRDQLYELAKQYQIPGRSGMSKGELIESLSAAGAFDAADEAAGEED from the coding sequence ATGGAGCAGAACCTGAATCAGATCATCGACCAGGTCGTCAAGGACAAGGGTATCGATCGGGCCGTCCTGATCGAAGCGCTCGAGGCGGCCATCCTTTCCGCGGCCAACAAGAAGTATCGCAACACCCGGGACCTCGAGGCTCACTACAACGAGGAGCTTGGTGAGGTCGAGCTTTTCGAGTTCGTGACGGTCGTCGAGGAAGTCGAGGATTCCTACAAGGAGATCGACCTCGAGGAGGCGCGCGAGATCGACCCCGAAGTCGAGGTCGGCGACTCGCTGGGGATGAAGATGGACGCTTCCGGCTTCAGCCGCATCGCCGCCCAGACGGCCAAGCAGGTCATCATCCAGAAGGTCCGCGAGGCCGAACGGGAAGGGATCTACAACGAGTTCAAGGACCGTGTCGGCGAGCTGGTCAACGGCATTGTCCGCCGCTACGAGCGCGGCGATCTGATCGTCGACCTCGGCAAGGCCGAGGCGCTGCTGCCGCACCGGGAGCAGGTGCCGCGGGAAAACTACCGCCAGGGCGATCGTGTCCGGGCCTATGTCATCGACGTCCGCATGGCCACCAAGGGGCCGCAGATCATCCTGTCGCGGACCGCTCCGGGGCTGGTCGAGGCCCTGTTCCGCACCGAGGTGCCGGAGATCAGCGAGGGGATCGTCGAGATCGTCGGCGTCGCCCGCGAGCCCGGCAGCCGGTCCAAGATCGCCGTTGTTTCGCACGACCCCGACGTCGATCCGGTGGGTGCCTGTGTCGGCATGCGGGGCTCCAGGGTGCAGAATGTGGTTTCGGAGCTGCGTGGCGAGAAGATCGACATCATTCCGTGGACGCCCGATGTCGCCCGTTTCGCCTGCGCCGCGCTGTCGCCGGCGGAAGTGACGCGCGTCTATGTCGACAACGAGGAGAAGGCCCTGGAAGTGATCGTTCCCGACGACCAGCTGTCGCTGGCCATCGGCAAGAAGGGGCAGAACGTGCGGCTGGCGGCGCGCCTGACCGAGTGGAAGATCGACATCAAGAGCGAAACCGCCGCCGCCGAGGCCGAGGCCGAGGCCGAGGCCGAGCTGGAAGAGGAGCTGGAGGAGGACTACGCCGATGCCGATGTCGATGCGGCGGAGGGCGCCGGAGGCGAGCTGCCTGAATCTGTCGACGAGGAAACCGGCGGCGGCCTCGACCCCGAGGAGATGACCCGCGACCAGCTTTACGAGCTGGCCAAGCAGTACCAGATTCCGGGGCGCAGCGGCATGAGCAAGGGGGAACTGATCGAGAGCTTGAGCGCGGCCGGCGCCTTTGACGCCGCCGATGAGGCGGCGGGGGAAGAGGACTAG
- the rpsO gene encoding 30S ribosomal protein S15 produces the protein MLATEQKQNIIAKFQKHEGDTGSPEVQIALLSERINYLTEHFRTHKKDHHSRRGLLKIVGQRRRLLDYLKRKDVERYRAIIKELGIRR, from the coding sequence GTGCTCGCCACGGAACAGAAACAGAACATTATCGCCAAATTCCAGAAGCATGAAGGGGATACCGGTTCACCGGAAGTTCAGATCGCCCTTCTTTCGGAACGGATCAACTACCTGACCGAACACTTTCGCACCCACAAGAAGGATCACCATTCCCGTCGTGGTCTGCTGAAGATCGTCGGTCAGCGCAGACGCCTGCTCGACTATCTCAAGCGCAAAGACGTCGAGCGGTACCGCGCAATCATCAAGGAACTCGGCATCCGTCGTTAA